tgttggtgacctacagatggggttttggtgtagatgtcctttttgttgatgttgatgctattcctttctgtttgttggttttccttctaataggtccctcagctgcaggtctgttggagtttgctggaggtccactccagaccctgtttgcctgggtatcaccagtggaggctgcagaacagcaaatactgcagaacagcaaatattgctgcctgatctttcttctggaagcttcgtcccagaggggcacacctctatatgaggtgtctgtcggtcCTTACTGTgaggtatctcccagttaggctacacaggggtcacagacccacttgaggaggcagtctgtccattctcagagctcaaatgccatgTTGGGAGaaacactgctctcttcagagctgtcagacaggaacATTTAACTCTGctgaagttgtctgctgcctttttttcagctaAGCCCTGGCTACTGAGGCagagtctagaggcagtaggccttgctgagctgctgtgggcttcgcccagtttgagcttcccagccactttgtttacctactcaagcctcagtaatggcggacgctccttccccagccaggctgctgccttgaagtttgatctcagactgctgcgctagcaatgagcaaggctccgtgggcatggggcCCACCAAGCCAGGCACGGGAGAGTATCTCCTTGTTTGCTGGTTGCTGAGACCTTCGGAAAAGCACAGTATTCGGGTGGGAGTGTctcatttttccaggtacagtctgtcacggcttctcttggctaggaacGGGAGATCCCCCGACTCCTtggcttcccgggtgaggcgacaCCTTCAgctcgccctctgtgggctgcacccactgtccaaccagtgagatgaaccaggtacctcagttggaaatgtggatatcacccgtcttctgcatgaatcatgctgggagctgcaaaccagagctgttcctattcagccattttgtattttattttagtttttgagacagggtctcactttgtcacccagctggagtgtagtgttgcagtcatggctcactgcagcctcaaccttctgggtttaaccaatccttccacctcagtgcTCCTGGTATCTGGGACCATAGCtttgcaccaccatacctggctttttttttttttttttctatagagacagggtcttgtcattTTGCCCAGTTTGATCTCAAAGTCTTGGACTCAAGTgttccttctccctcagcctcccaaagtgctgggattataggcatgagccactgtgcctggccctaggTTTTAAATTCCACCTACATACTGATAACTCCTCAGATTCTATCTCTAACCTGACCTCGTTCGTAAACTCCAGGTTGGTCTCTCTTTGGACATCTGAAAAGGATCTCAGACTTAACACAGCCAAGTGGGTCTCTTGATGCCCAGCTCTTCCCCTCTTTCTCTACATTGCATGGAGCCATCTCATGCTTCATGTTTTAGCTGACATGTATTTCCCCAGAGAAGCCTTATCTGCCCACCCTACCCTCTTCCTCTCCATTATCTGTTATgtcatcctgttttttttttttgcagagcaGTTGTCAGTCACTCTTTCTTCTTTGGTTGTGTGtgcgtacatacacacacacacacacacacacacacacatatatgtatatatgtatgtatgtattctgtTTATGTTCCCTAGAAAAGTTTCTCGAGGGCAGAGACTTTGCCTTTGTTCACTGTTTTATCTCCTTTTCTTAGAATGGTGGTCAGAACATAGAGGGTAGTCAGTAACTAACCCTGTTATTTTCTGCCAGATTTGTAGATTCAAATTCTCACCTGTTTTTAGAAGATTCCTAAACCTTTCTTAGCCTTGACTTCCTTAGTGCTAATGTTGCAGCTTTTGTAGTTCGGCAAGTGGGAGGAAATGGCACACTGGCTTTTTCTCCCCGGTTGCTTggtgagcaggagggagggtTGCAGTGTAAGGATTCTTTTGGTGCTGCTTCACCAGCTGGAGATCTCTGTGGCTGTCGTGCCCTTTGCCTGGGGCCTCATTCCACCGAGCCCACTCCGCCCACTCAGCCCGGCAGGCTGTGCTTGGCTTGTGCCTTGACCTGGATCTTGTGCCCGCTGAGGGATCTGCTCTCAGCCTGTGGCTCCACTGGGTGTGTTGCCAGCAGCTTCTGCATTGGGTGTCGTCATTTAGATGAGGGGAATGTGGGTGGTGCCTGAAAACTCAGAGATGTCAGCAATGATGGAGTCCCAAGGGGTGTTACAACTGTCACCTGGGGAGTCCCAAGATCTGACCTCCCAATAAATGTTGCAGCTTTCTGTTGTTCCTGCCACCTACAGCTTGGTGAACAGGGGCATGTTACAGCTTATTTGGTCCCACCACCTGCAGTTCAGTGAACGGGTGTGCGTTACAGGTCAGCCTATCCTGGGTTCTTGTCCCACGACCAAGAGGAATAAGAGGAATAAGGTACATGGACACTGGAGAGTGAGTAGGGTGGAGAAGAATTCTGTTGAGTGACAGAAGGAAAGCTGTCAACGGAGAGGGGGCCCAAGAGTGATTAGCCCTCTGTTTAAGAGGGGACCCAAAAGAGGTTTGCCATCTGTGGGGGCTAAGTCTGGGATTTTTATGGGCTGAGAATGggggagtgtgtgctgattggttcatGGGTGGGCTTGGAAAAAGCACCATTTAATTGCCTAAAAGGCATCgaggaagttctcactctggttgTGGACTCTACCTGGAACTGCCAGCTcagttttcaggctttaaactgtctttggcgTGAAGGTTGGGTTTCACAGGGACCCatccctgtctgcctaggaatttATCTGTCTCCAGTTGCTGTCACTAATCCACACATTGCACTGTCTCTTGGATTCATCGAGATGTCTTTCTATTGTCTCAATCTCAGTATGTTGACTCTATCTTCTTCCCCAAAGCCTTTTTTCTTCCCCACaccttaaaaaatttttcataaatatttccatCTACCCTGAGGTTCACCTCCCTTCTGCCTTCTTATTCAATATGTTATTACTTCTTCTTACCGTCTTCATAGTTCCTGTGTCTTTCTCCATTATCCAGCCATTATCTTGCTTCAGGCCTATTTTGCAAGCTCTTATCTGTCTCCACTCTGTCTAGGCAATGGTTTTTGGCTCCATAGCTTTAAATACCATCCACATTCTGATCATTCCTGAGAGTCTGTCTTCATCCTGACCACACTCTTGAACTCCAGTTTGATTGTGGGCTTCTAATGATAACACACTATCTGATTTTTGTCTTACATTTTGACTACACATTCTCAATCTCATTTTCTGGATCTTCATTCTCTACTAGACTCTATATTGTAGTGTCCTAGGATTTTGTCCTTGACTCTCCTCTGTGTATCTTCCCAGCTTCCAGGTTGGTCTGCTACCCTGATGCTCATCTTTATCAAATACAATCAAGTCATGCACTGCTTTGCTTAAAGTTCCTCAGAGGCTCCCTGCTGCCTCTGAAGTCCAAATTCTTTATCGTGGGCAAAGGCATTAAGAATGAGCCCCCTGTGTGTTTCCATTTCTgcctctcctccaaaggatctAGAAGACCGTTTTCTCTCCTTGTGGTCCCTCAACACAGAAGGCTGGGCTGTTGCTAATGTATTTTCTTGGTGCacagttttcttttcccttacttcTTACCTCCCCTGTAAATATTTGCTCCTTTAAAAAGGTGAGTCAGTGGCCCCCGTTTCAGGGAAGTCTTCTGTGATACATTCAGGCTGGAGTAagaaattccttctctgtgttctccTAGCAGTTTATTAGCTTCATTATAATACTTGGTTCATTTATCCAACAGTTATTTATTGCTTGCTTGCTATGTTCTGGAATCCATTCTAGGCATTGGGATTAGAACGGTAAACAAGACAGATAACGTCCTCATTTTCAAGGAGTCTACATTACAGAGCGGaggaaagtggaaaaaaaaacaagtaaacaaactaTTATTTTAGACAGTGATTAGTGGtactaagataaaataaaaccagACAGTGTGGTAATATGatggagtgtgtgtggtgtggggagggggaatggtTGTGACTCTTGAGAGTGAGTGAGGTCCAGTTTGAGTTGAGACTTGAAAGATTCTAGAAGGAGCCAGCCATACAGAGATCTGCAAGAGGTACATTCTAGGCAAAAGGAACGGTTAAGTACAAAGACCTTGGAGCTAGAGTGAGCTTGGCATGTTTAAGGAGCACATGCAGCCTGGTGAGCCAGGAGCATAACGCGCAGGGGAAAGGAAGGAGTTCTGTCTGACATAAGACCCGAGAGGTAGGCGGGGCCAGGTCATGTAGGGCATTATAGgtaagatttgtcaattttaagTGTAGCAGGAAGCCATTGGAAGAGTTTTATGTGAGGGAGTGACATGGAACTGATTCATGTCAAGAATTATTACCCTGGTTTATAATGAGCAGAATTCTAGGAGGACAAGATTAACAGCAGAGACCAATTAGGAATTGTTACCTACTGCAAATGAAAATTGTTGGCACCTTGGATTACCACTGTTACCTACTGCAAACGAAAAATGTTGGTACCTTGGATTACTGTGGTATTTGTAGTATCCATGGAGAGAAGTGGAGTGATGTGGGATGTATTTTGAATGACAAGACTTGCTGATGGGTTGAATGTGTTGGGCTTAGGGAAGGATGGAATCAGGAAAAGGACCCCTTGACTTTTCTTGGGTAACTTTGTGGATCGTGGTGCCATTTACCTACTGTGGATGACTAGTGGTGGTGGTAATGCTGGTGATGAGAAAGTTCTATGGAGGAGGAATCAAAAGTTATTTTAAGTTGGATATGTCTCTTATGACATGAAAGTGTGGATGACCGGGAGGAAGTTGGATATATCGTTCTAAAGGTCAAGGATGGAGATTGATATGTGGAGTCACCAACTTACTCATGGTATTTGAAAGCTATACGCCTGGGTAAAATAACCTAGAGTCAGAGAGTAGAAGAGGGCCAAGGGTGGGTCCTTGGACATTGTAGAGTTTAGAGGTCTGATAGAggaggagaggtggggagggaagaaggagtaTAGATGATAGTAGGAGGAATGTTTCAAGAAGGACATGAACTGTATCATGTTACTTTGAGTTCCAGTAAGATGAAGGCACATATGTGACCACTGGATTTGATTCTGGAGTTCACTGTGACCATGGTAAAAGCGCCTTTAGGGTATTCAAGTGAGGAGAAGATGGATCTTAGTTCATTACTCTATTTAGCTGCTTACGTATCTGTCTCCTCCTCTATGTGCTAGTCCTTAGTTTATTTCTAGGGCTTAGCATATAAATAGATGGTGAATAAATGTTTGCCTGCAGGTTTTAGTTTTACAATGcagtttaaagaataatttacTGTTTTACCCTTATTTAGAATGCTTTTGTAGTGTTGACCCTTGCCACTAGTTTGTGTCAATTCAAGGAATATAATCGTGTGACTAATAATTTAAAACGTGATGAGAAAGGCAAATTCATGTTAGTAGAGATTCTTAGTGCATCTTGAAGCCATCATGCTGTAGTGGAAAAGGGCCATTCTTTGATTTGGAAGGCCTGTCTCAGGCTTTGACTGTGCCATTTAGCCCCTGAGAAGGGAGCTGGGGGCAAGTTCCTTACAGTCTCTGGATTGCAGTTCCTTGGCTGTCATAAATGTACAATATTAACAAATTCCTCTTATAAGATTTTTGTGAGcagcaaatgaataaatgcaatGAACATACTTTGTAAGTAAAAAGATACTCTGTAAGtgcaatttttaaagaataattggaTTATCCACTTCATTACTAACTTATAAAGTATATTAGATCAGAGTGTCATGAAATTCATATTTAACTGTAGCATATAAATTGCAAGAACTTGGGTGAGGACGCAGGTCACTGGAAAATgtgatactttttttgtttgtttgtttttgagacagagtctaactttgtcgcctaggctggagtgcagtggtgtgattttagctcactgcaacctccacttcccgggttcaagtggttttcctgcctcagcctcccgagtagctgggattacaggcatgtgccaccacgctcagctaatttttgtatttttagtagagacggggtttcaccatgttggtcaggctggtcttgaactcctgacctcaggtgatccaccctcctcggcctcccagagtgctgggattacaggcgtgagccaccatgcccagccaatgtgATACTTTTTAAGAAACATATAGGAAATTAATTTCCTTTGCCTTTGTTCTCTTATCTTTCCCAGATAAGTTTAATCATTCTGTTAGAGCCAAAGAGTAggctcttttattttgagatctaGCAATCAAATCTAGCTAGTAGTCTTTTTACCCCTAGGATTGTGTATGTGTGAAGGAATAAAATGTAGTTAGTgttacttgtatttttttctttttttttttaagtgattaaGTAAATACATTGATTAACTCAGTTTGACACCCTTTCTCATGGtgattacagttttctttttttccgtaGGAGATATCAAGACCCCTAGTAGATGCCTAAAACTGTGATATTTCTGAACACTTCCATATGCATTATTTTTCCTGTACATACAtaacctatgataaagtttaatttataaattgggCCAGTAAGAGAATAACAACAGTAACtaattagaaaaaagaacaattataaaaatatactgtaATGGAAATTATGTGAATGtagtctctctctcaaaatatcttaatatttttggaccgCAGTTGACCATAGCTAAATGAAATTgctgaaactgcagataaggggggactgctgtactcattttatttttatttctagggtAAAAATCATGGTAAGAAACTCCGAAATTACTATGCAGCAAATAGCTGTCCTCCTCCTGCTAGAATGAGCAATATGGTCGAGGCTGCTGCTACTCCAGTTGTTCCAGTCCCTCCGCAGGTGAGACACATATGTCAGGGTGAAGCAGCATTAGGGTGGAAGCTGTGGTATGCACAAATGATTATGGATGACATTTGTCGTCCATGTGTCCATCAGGGTACAGTTGGGAAAATAATCCTGAAAGATGCTGCTTGGTACTTTTAATTCCTTGAACTACAGTGCTGGATTGTTACATGATTCTttatacatttcttaaaattctgggctaaatgggccgggcgtggtggctcatgcctgtaatcccagcactttgggaggccgagacgggcgaatcatgaggtcaagagatcaagaccatcctggctaacatggtgaaaccccgtctctattaaaaatacagacaattagccgggcgtggtggcgagcacctgtagtcccagctactcaggaggctgaggcaggagaatggcacgaacctgggaggcggagcttgcagtgagccaagattgtgccactgcactccggcctgggcaacagtgcaagactccatctcaaaaaaaaaaaaaaaaaaaaaaatctgggctaAATGATCCTGAATGTCTAGGCTAACCCCAAAATGAAGAGATTTTCAAACGTGTACCTTTATTGCAGTTCATCtcatttatttcagattttgtcTTCCAGTTGCAAAATTAGTTTTTTGAGATTGCTTATTACTTACCTCTATGCAGAGAGCCTGTATAAACATGTTTTGGACCTTGCTATTATGAAACAGACTTGAAAACCAAGTTCTTTTGCTCTTTGGAAGATAGAACAGGTGATTTACGCAAGATATTCCTGTACCTTAATTGTCTCTGAAACATAGAGTCTACTCCTTAATCTGTCTTTGAAGTGTTATATATCTGTAAAACAATACAGTGGtcataaataataatagttataattgagtACATAtcgtgccagacactgtgctgagaATGTTTCACACGTTGTTTCATTcagggctgggactacagtgagGTGACGGATGCACTAAACTTGGGCATAAAATTTAAGGAGGAGCCAAAAaactcagtaatcaagatagatatttaatgtaacattttagaaatataaaactgATGTAAAATAGTAgtgaacaaaacattaaaaacttaaaaaaggaCAAAACATTAACTTTCCTTTTGTCCCAGGCTGCAATATGACTTGGCGTGGCTCTGTTACTGATTCTGAATGtaaaattttggtattttattaatcattaattttttttgcattaaatttaattttttaagccaggtgtgatggcgcacgcctgtagtctcagctacttgggaggctgaggcacaagaatcacttgaacccggggggtggaggttgcagtgagccaagattgtgccactgcattccagtctgggcgacagagtgagactgtctaaaaaaaataaaaagaaaatttaatttaaaaaatactccaTTAAAGTATTATTTGTCTTAATTACTGAGTTTTTTTGATGCTCTGTTAAATTCTGAGCCCAAGACAAGTGTCTCACTTGCTTCATTTTAGTCCCAGGTCCTGACCTCATTTAATGCTTTCGACAACTTAGAGGTATTGGCCATATTACTCAAATTGGTGTCCATGGGCCAGTAGTATCAGCCTCACTGGAAGTTTATTAGAAGCTTAGATGAGCTAAGTAACTTTCCATGGTGTTACATGTTTTGTAAAGTGGTGGaacaagaatttttcttttttttttttttttgttttttgagatgaagttttgctcttgttgcccagactggagtgcaatggcgtgatcttggctcactgcaacctccgcctcctgggttcaagcgattctcctgcttcaacctcccgagtagctgggattccaggtgcccaccaccacacccagctaatttttgttatttttagtagaggcagggtttcgtcatgttggccaggctggtcttgaactcctgacctcaggtgatccacctacctcggcctcccaaagtgctgggactacaggcatgagccatcgcgcctggcccaaGAATTTCTTTTGATCTTAGACCTTTACTCCTAACTAGCTtgtatcattttacttttctgagtGTTAGTTTTTAGTACTTAAAAGTGTGAGTAGCAATTCTGGCTGTTCCTCCTTCTCATGGATTTGTGGGGAAAACGAGATATATAAAAAACCAAATCAGAGAACAAGAAGATACCCAGAGAGATCTTCAAGCTGCATAGTTTTCCTGTCACTGGTTTCTGAAGGCTGCTCTGGAATTGAATAGCTGCCCCCCGCAGTGGGGGCTGTTTTCAGTGGGCTCCACCCTCCTGGGCAGGCAGCCTAAGCCTTTCTTCATAGCATACCCCAGAAAAATCTTCCCTTCCAAGTGAAATGATGCTATTTTCTGCAACTGTTCATGATATATATGGTTTCCAGATCTTTATCGTGTACTATATTATTCTCTTTTGGCCAAAACCTagtgtgtcatttttttttttttgttaacctaatatttactgagtgcctactaccTTCTGGGCCCTCTGTTAGGCTCTCTTTAACATGTTATTCCTCATCCTGAATACAGTTGTCTGGATTTGCtactcatttttagttttttcctgCTTATATCTGTAGCTTGTTTGTAGACTCTTTGAGGACAggagctctttttaaaaaaatatatgactatatatCCCTTCTGGACTAGGCAGCAACCCTAAAAAACAGTTAAAAGTCAGTAAATGCTTATTGATGGATTCTGCATAGACTTTACTCTTTCCCGTAATGTGGTTTTAGGCCTTACCTATTTACCCATGACTTACTGTCCTAAATCTAAGgttttaaaactcttttaaaaaatgtcttcagtGGCGACAGCAATGAGCCATTCACTAATTTGGTACCTGAGTGATTATAATGCAAAACCATGATTAAGTATCTCCCAgcctttttgttttcctggaatGAGTTGTTTTCCTGATGAAGCTTAACGCTTGTGGTCATGCCATATCCTTTAGTTGTTTTTCAGCTCTTAGAAAGACAtttgaggaaaaggaggaagctccatatttttttaaccttgtttctttttgtgtctttgaTGTCAGATGGGCTCCTTTAAGCCAGGAGGCCGAGTGATCCTGGCCACAGAGAATGATTACTGTAAGCTCTGTGATGCCTCCTTCAGTTCCCCGGCTGTGGCTCAGGCTCACTATCAAGGGAAGAATCATGCCAAGAGGCTGCGGCTGGCGGAAGCTCAGAGTAACTCATTCTCGTAGGTATTGCCATTTTCTTTGAGGCCAAAGTGTTATGTGAGATTGactgtctttaaagaaaaagagtagAAAGGGATTCTTGTTTAGAAGACTCActcttttttaaacttcttttctccAGGGAATCCACAGAGCTGGGTCAACGGCGGGCCAGGAAAGAAGGGAATGAGTTTAAGATGATGCCTAACAGGAGAAATATGTATACAGTACAGAATAATTCAGGTATCTTGTCTGTTTCCGCATACCTTGGCGACATTCTGTACATagtctgctttgtttttgtttcttttaatgatAATAGATAGCCCTGAGAATTTGGAGTTAGTCTGTGTTTTATTGAATTAGTCTAGGTTGGTGTGTATTTCAGGTCTCATTTATTTACCTTATTCTTgtaaatactaaatatattatttattttggttttacaCCATAGTCTATGTTTTAGGATCTCTTAACATTGTCcctttatgtttgtttatatttgccAGCTGAGAAATATAAAAGGCATGATAAAAATGGGCTACTTGGTTTAAAGTTgtaccatgttaaaaaaaaaaaaagattctaaagcAGTGGTTTTTAACCAGGCTGGTGAAACAGAATTACCCGAGGAGTCTTTACAAAATGCCTGAACCATGACTTAGAGATTTTCAATGAGTAAATTTGGAGTGGGACCCAGACATACGCGTGTTTTGAAAATGCTTACTTGATGCTTCTGATATACACATTTAGTTCACAAACACTGATCTATAGGAATAAATTCTGCATTTTCTGATTGTCTTCAGTAGGGAGAGTGGGCTGAGTAGTCCCTCACCCTCCCCTCTACTTCAGCCTCTGATTCATGCACATGCCCGCAGAGGTCATTTACTTGAAcagtgaaagaaatagaaaacagagcTAACTGAAAAACCAGAGAGGCCTACTATAAAAGGACAGATAGCAAACACAATTCAGGCCAGGcgccggtggctcatgcctgtaatcccagcactttgggaggctgaggtaggtggatcacctgaggtcaggagttcgagatcagcctggccaacatggtgaaaccctgtgtctactgaaagtacaaaattagacgggcatggtggcatgcgcctgcaatcccagttatttgggaggctgaggcaggagaatcgcttgaacctgggaggtggaggctacagtgagctgagattgtaccactgcactcagtctgggtgacggagcaagattctgtctcaaaagaaaaaaaaagaaaaaaagaaaagcacaattcATTATGATTAATAAAAGTCTAAACATGTAttagtaattataataaaagtaaaattgccAAAGtccaaaaaatgttaaattgaatGAAAGAAATCCATCTGAAATGAAAGAAGCTGGGATAGCtgtattaatatcagaaaaataaattttaggatagATTATGTTCTCTGACAATGCAACGAATACAATGAAATGAGatgtcaacaacaaaaagagaaaagcaaacacaatTTACATTTGTTTGGGAATTTaaaaacacttctaaataactcatGGTTCAAAGAAACAGTTATactggaaattaaaaattcttacaatgaaacagtaatgaaaatatattaacacTTGTAGGATGCAGTGAAAGCAGTATTTTGAGAAAAGCATTACATAGATATTATTATAGTGGAAGTGAAAAGCAGAAAGTTAATGAACTCTAAGGGTCCAGCGTATGAGGTCAGTAATgtagaaagaggaaaatgaaattatCAGTAATGTCACCAACGCTTTTGCAGATTTCATTCTAGTCTAATCATATATATGacttctttaaaatagaaatgggaTCCTAGTTTGGGATATTCATAGTTTACTTAATAGCATAAGAGTTTTCTATAGCATTATTATATTTAGCAACTGCATAGTTTTCCATTGCATTcattaccatattttctttaatccTATTTTTGAATCTCTCCTTCCCCCTAAATTTTTGCTTGCATAATCATTGCTGAGGTAAACATATTGCTATTAAATCTCAGTGtgaaaattcttaatattttcttaggataatTCTTACAAGTAGAATTTTTGGATGAAAGGGGTAGCATAAGCATAAGACTTCTGATATAATGCTTggaaattaaagtatttttaaaagtgtattcaCTTTTTTAGAGACACAGCCATTTGGAATTTGGGTTTGACTCTATAGCAATTTTTCTGACAATAGTTGGAggaatcattttatctttttagatCAAACCTGTGTAagattgtaatttaaaaaatccattaacTTCACATTCACTTAAGGCTAAGAATCTATGAATTTTGTAATTTGAACTTAGAATTACAAATTACAGTGATAATTGGTCAGGTTGTTATTCACttaatgaatattttgaatatattttttttatctcTTGCTTTAGCAGGTCCTTACTTCAATCCTCGCTCTCGGCAGAGAATTCCACGTGATCTGGCCATGTGTGTTACTCCAAGTGGCCAGTTTTACTGTTCAATGTGTAATGTTGGGGCTGGCGAAGAGATGGAATTCCGGCAGCATTTAGAGAGCAAGCAACATAAGAGCAAGGTGTCGGAACAGCGGTACAGGAATGAGATGGAAAATCTGGGATATGTATAGTGATTATCACATTAAGATAGAGCAGCTCGTCCTGCCTGTTGTTTGCCTTTTGTCA
The sequence above is drawn from the Rhinopithecus roxellana isolate Shanxi Qingling chromosome 1, ASM756505v1, whole genome shotgun sequence genome and encodes:
- the ZMAT3 gene encoding zinc finger matrin-type protein 3 isoform X3, whose amino-acid sequence is MILLQHAVLAPPKQPSPSPPMSVATRSTGTLQLPPQKPFGQEASLPLAGEEELSKEGEQDCALEELCKPLYCKLCNVTLNSAQQAQAHYQMGSFKPGGRVILATENDYCKLCDASFSSPAVAQAHYQGKNHAKRLRLAEAQSNSFSESTELGQRRARKEGNEFKMMPNRRNMYTVQNNSAGPYFNPRSRQRIPRDLAMCVTPSGQFYCSMCNVGAGEEMEFRQHLESKQHKSKVSEQRYRNEMENLGYV
- the ZMAT3 gene encoding zinc finger matrin-type protein 3 isoform X2, encoding MILLQHAVLAPPKQPSPSPPMSVATRSTGTLQLPPQKPFGQEASLPLAGEEELSKEGEQDCALEELCKPLYCKLCNVTLNSAQQAQAHYQGKNHGKKLRNYYAANSCPPPARMSNMVEAAATPVVPVPPQMGSFKPGGRVILATENDYCKLCDASFSSPAVAQAHYQGKNHAKRLRLAEAQSNSFSESTELGQRRARKEGNEFKMMPNRRNMYTVQNNSGPYFNPRSRQRIPRDLAMCVTPSGQFYCSMCNVGAGEEMEFRQHLESKQHKSKVSEQRYRNEMENLGYV
- the ZMAT3 gene encoding zinc finger matrin-type protein 3 isoform X1 → MILLQHAVLAPPKQPSPSPPMSVATRSTGTLQLPPQKPFGQEASLPLAGEEELSKEGEQDCALEELCKPLYCKLCNVTLNSAQQAQAHYQGKNHGKKLRNYYAANSCPPPARMSNMVEAAATPVVPVPPQMGSFKPGGRVILATENDYCKLCDASFSSPAVAQAHYQGKNHAKRLRLAEAQSNSFSESTELGQRRARKEGNEFKMMPNRRNMYTVQNNSAGPYFNPRSRQRIPRDLAMCVTPSGQFYCSMCNVGAGEEMEFRQHLESKQHKSKVSEQRYRNEMENLGYV